From a single Mesorhizobium shangrilense genomic region:
- a CDS encoding TRAP transporter large permease, with the protein MEFIAQNMAPIMFISLILFMLIGYPVAFSLAANGLMFFFIGVLLTPYSGGAINLDWPLLYALPDNFYGSRVMSNDTLLAIPFFTFMGIVLERSGMAEDLLDTIGQLFGPIRGGLAYAVIFVGALLAATTGVVAASVIAMGLISLPIMLRYGYDRRLASGVIAASGTLAQIIPPSLVLIVLADQLGRSVGDMYAGALIPGLVLTSLYALYILIMSIVRPKSMPALPLEARTLGHGVLSLLAALAAAIIVSYAAYRYMAPAHGDNADILGGSVGVIFIYLVAIADRRLNFNLMSRLAQQVIIVLIPPLALIFLVLGTIFLGIATPTEGGAMGAVGALAMAAMKGRLSLDVVKQALASTTRLSSFVLFILIGARVFSLTFYGVNGQIWVEHLLTSLPGGEIGFLIGVNILIFFLAFFLDFFELAFIIVPLLAPAAEKLGIDLIWFGVLLGVNMQTSFMHPPFGFALFYLRSVAARVPYLDRLTGRTIQPITTGQIYWGAVPFVGIQVVMIGLTIAFPQMVMHYKGATVDPGGIDYKVPEVPGLGLSPETPPANGNPAPANDGAAPDLSQPPSFGETPPAKPEAPSTDLSQPPSFN; encoded by the coding sequence ATGGAGTTCATCGCCCAGAACATGGCGCCGATCATGTTCATCTCGCTGATCCTGTTCATGCTGATCGGCTACCCGGTCGCCTTCTCGCTTGCCGCAAACGGGCTGATGTTCTTCTTCATCGGCGTCCTGCTGACACCGTATTCAGGCGGCGCGATCAATCTCGACTGGCCGCTCCTTTACGCGCTTCCGGACAATTTCTACGGCAGCCGGGTGATGTCCAACGACACGCTTCTGGCCATCCCCTTCTTCACCTTCATGGGCATCGTGCTCGAACGGTCCGGCATGGCGGAAGACCTGCTCGACACGATCGGCCAGTTGTTCGGTCCCATTCGCGGCGGCCTTGCCTATGCGGTGATCTTCGTCGGCGCGCTGCTTGCGGCGACCACCGGCGTGGTGGCCGCCTCGGTCATCGCCATGGGGCTGATCTCGCTGCCGATCATGCTGCGCTATGGCTATGACCGCAGGCTGGCGTCCGGCGTCATCGCCGCCTCGGGCACGCTGGCCCAGATCATCCCGCCGTCGCTGGTGCTGATCGTGCTGGCCGACCAGCTCGGCCGCTCCGTCGGCGACATGTATGCGGGCGCCCTGATACCGGGCCTGGTGCTGACCAGCCTCTACGCGCTCTACATCCTGATCATGTCGATCGTCCGGCCGAAGTCGATGCCGGCGCTGCCGCTGGAGGCACGCACGCTTGGCCATGGCGTCCTGTCGCTGCTGGCGGCACTGGCGGCGGCCATCATCGTTTCCTACGCCGCCTACCGCTATATGGCGCCGGCGCATGGCGACAACGCCGACATCCTCGGCGGCAGCGTCGGCGTGATTTTCATCTATCTCGTCGCGATCGCCGACAGGCGCCTGAATTTCAACCTGATGTCGCGGCTGGCGCAGCAGGTCATCATCGTGCTGATCCCGCCGCTGGCGCTGATCTTCCTGGTTCTCGGCACGATCTTCCTCGGCATCGCCACGCCGACAGAGGGCGGCGCCATGGGCGCTGTCGGAGCCTTGGCCATGGCCGCCATGAAGGGCCGGCTGTCGCTGGATGTGGTCAAGCAGGCGCTGGCCTCGACGACAAGGCTGTCGTCCTTCGTGCTGTTCATCCTGATCGGCGCTCGCGTCTTCTCGCTGACATTCTACGGCGTCAACGGGCAGATCTGGGTCGAGCACCTGCTGACCTCTCTGCCCGGCGGCGAAATCGGCTTCCTGATCGGCGTCAACATCCTCATCTTCTTCCTGGCCTTCTTCCTCGATTTCTTCGAGCTGGCCTTCATCATCGTGCCGCTGCTGGCGCCCGCCGCCGAAAAACTCGGTATCGACCTGATCTGGTTCGGTGTGCTTCTGGGCGTCAACATGCAGACCAGCTTCATGCATCCGCCATTCGGCTTCGCGCTGTTCTACCTGCGTTCGGTCGCCGCCCGCGTGCCCTATCTGGACCGCCTCACCGGCAGGACGATCCAGCCGATCACCACCGGCCAGATCTATTGGGGGGCGGTGCCCTTCGTCGGGATACAGGTGGTCATGATCGGGCTGACCATCGCCTTCCCGCAGATGGTGATGCACTACAAGGGCGCGACAGTTGATCCAGGCGGAATCGACTACAAGGTCCCGGAGGTGCCCGGCCTCGGCCTGTCGCCGGAGACGCCGCCCGCCAATGGCAACCCGGCGCCAGCCAATGATGGTGCGGCACCGGACCTGTCGCAGCCGCCAAGTTTCGGCGAGACACCACCGGCCAAACCGGAGGCGCCGTCGACCGATCTGTCCCAGCCGCCGAGTTTCAATTGA
- a CDS encoding TRAP transporter substrate-binding protein, with protein sequence MDRRSFIRKAGTTGVGAAAAAATLAAPAIAQSNPKVTWRLASSFPKSLDTIYGGAEVFSKMLSEATDGNFQVQVFAAGELVPGLQAADATAAGTVEAAHTVAYYYWGKDPTWALGAAVPFSLNARGMNAWHYHGGGIDLFNEFLATQGLFGLPGGNTGVQMGGWFRKEINTVADLSGLKMRIGGFAGKVIERLGVVPQQIAGGDIYPALEKGTIDAAEWVGPYDDEKLGFYKVAPYYYYPGWWEGGPTVHLLFNKAKYEELSPAYKSLVRTAAQATDADMLQKYDYVNPPAVKRLVAGGAKLRPFSQDIMAACFEKANEVYAEMEASNAPFKKIWESIKGFRKEHYLWAQVAEYNYDTFMMVQQRKGKL encoded by the coding sequence ATGGATCGTCGTTCATTCATCCGCAAGGCCGGGACGACGGGTGTGGGAGCCGCGGCAGCCGCCGCAACGCTCGCCGCGCCCGCCATTGCCCAGTCCAATCCCAAGGTGACGTGGCGCCTTGCGTCGTCCTTTCCGAAATCGCTCGACACGATCTATGGCGGCGCCGAGGTCTTCTCAAAAATGCTCTCGGAAGCGACCGATGGCAATTTCCAGGTCCAGGTCTTCGCCGCCGGTGAACTGGTGCCCGGCCTGCAAGCAGCGGATGCCACCGCTGCCGGCACGGTCGAAGCCGCTCACACGGTGGCATATTATTACTGGGGCAAGGACCCGACATGGGCGCTGGGTGCGGCGGTTCCGTTCTCGCTGAACGCACGCGGCATGAATGCTTGGCACTACCATGGCGGCGGCATCGACCTGTTCAATGAATTTCTGGCCACGCAAGGTCTTTTCGGCCTGCCTGGCGGCAATACCGGTGTGCAGATGGGCGGCTGGTTCCGCAAGGAGATCAATACGGTCGCAGATCTGTCTGGCCTCAAGATGCGCATCGGTGGCTTTGCCGGCAAAGTAATTGAGCGGCTCGGTGTCGTGCCGCAGCAGATCGCCGGCGGCGATATCTACCCGGCGCTGGAGAAAGGCACGATCGACGCCGCAGAATGGGTCGGCCCCTATGACGACGAGAAGCTCGGCTTCTACAAGGTCGCGCCCTATTATTACTATCCCGGCTGGTGGGAAGGCGGCCCGACCGTTCACCTGCTTTTCAACAAGGCCAAATACGAAGAGCTGTCGCCGGCTTACAAATCGCTGGTCCGCACCGCGGCGCAGGCGACGGATGCCGATATGCTGCAGAAATACGACTATGTGAACCCACCGGCGGTGAAGCGGCTGGTGGCAGGCGGCGCGAAATTGCGGCCGTTCAGCCAGGACATCATGGCGGCCTGCTTCGAAAAGGCCAACGAGGTCTATGCCGAGATGGAAGCCTCGAACGCGCCCTTCAAGAAGATCTGGGAATCGATCAAGGGCTTCCGCAAGGAGCACTATCTCTGGGCGCAGGTGGCCGAATACAATTACGACACCTTCATGATGGTCCAGCAGCGCAAGGGCAAGCTCTGA
- a CDS encoding MarR family winged helix-turn-helix transcriptional regulator, whose amino-acid sequence MAKADKTATMSRLHSAARLARTALAARLLAHGFYAGQDQIMLALDREDGQTPGNLAGRLGVRPPTITKTINRLQAQGFLDKRASEADARQAHIFLTDSGRETIRAIEKSVKKTEKQALKGLDKKEQKALLKLLARIEANLLNEEMVLVDDDAESDE is encoded by the coding sequence ATGGCCAAGGCGGATAAGACTGCGACAATGAGCCGGCTGCATTCTGCGGCGCGGCTGGCGCGTACGGCATTGGCGGCGCGGCTGCTGGCGCACGGTTTCTATGCCGGCCAGGACCAGATCATGCTGGCGCTCGACCGCGAGGACGGCCAGACGCCCGGCAATCTCGCCGGACGGCTTGGCGTGCGCCCGCCCACCATCACCAAGACCATCAACCGGCTGCAGGCCCAGGGTTTCCTGGACAAGCGCGCGTCCGAGGCCGATGCCCGCCAGGCGCATATCTTCCTCACCGACTCCGGCCGCGAAACCATCCGTGCCATCGAGAAGTCGGTGAAGAAGACCGAAAAGCAGGCCCTGAAGGGTCTCGACAAGAAAGAGCAGAAGGCGCTGTTGAAGCTGCTCGCGCGGATCGAGGCGAACCTGCTGAACGAGGAAATGGTGCTCGTCGACGACGACGCCGAGTCCGACGAATAG
- a CDS encoding 2-hydroxyacid dehydrogenase: MSETEQKLPVTILVPSNFHDHAVDRIERTFSPVRIERADPALVTDEVRSKVRGIASFAGISAAFMDALPNLEIIASFGVGYDSIDARHAAEHGIMVTNTPDVLTEEVADTALGLLINTIRDLPRAETWLRDGSWERNGDYPLSRLTLRGRKAGIFGMGRIGLAIARRLEAFGLPVAYHNRRRVEGLSYEHHETLKGLAEAVDTLISVAPGGASTAKAVNAEILSALGPNGVFINIGRGSTVDEEALAAALANGTIAAAGLDVFANEPNVPPALLAASNATLLPHVGSASEHTRRAMADLCVDNLVSWFTARKPLTPVPETVQVKARA, from the coding sequence ATGAGCGAGACTGAGCAGAAGCTACCCGTCACCATTCTGGTGCCTAGCAACTTCCACGACCATGCGGTCGACCGCATTGAGCGGACATTCAGCCCGGTCAGGATCGAGCGGGCCGACCCGGCGCTGGTGACCGACGAGGTGCGAAGCAAGGTGCGCGGCATTGCCTCCTTCGCCGGCATCAGCGCGGCCTTCATGGATGCGCTGCCCAATCTCGAGATCATCGCCAGCTTCGGCGTCGGCTATGATTCGATCGACGCCCGCCATGCCGCGGAGCATGGCATCATGGTCACCAACACGCCGGATGTGCTGACCGAGGAGGTCGCTGACACCGCGCTCGGGCTGCTGATCAACACCATCCGCGACCTGCCACGCGCCGAAACCTGGCTGCGCGACGGCAGCTGGGAGCGCAACGGTGACTATCCCTTGAGCCGGCTGACCCTGCGCGGCCGCAAGGCCGGTATTTTCGGCATGGGCCGCATCGGCCTGGCCATTGCCCGACGGCTGGAAGCCTTCGGGTTGCCTGTCGCCTATCACAACCGGCGCCGGGTCGAAGGCTTGTCCTACGAACACCACGAGACATTGAAAGGGCTCGCCGAGGCGGTCGACACATTGATCTCGGTGGCGCCTGGCGGCGCGTCCACGGCAAAGGCGGTCAATGCCGAAATCCTGTCTGCCCTCGGTCCGAACGGCGTCTTCATCAACATCGGTCGCGGCAGCACCGTCGATGAGGAGGCCCTTGCGGCCGCGCTGGCCAACGGCACCATCGCCGCCGCCGGGCTCGATGTCTTCGCCAATGAACCGAACGTGCCGCCGGCATTGCTTGCCGCATCGAACGCCACGCTGCTGCCGCATGTCGGCTCGGCCTCGGAGCATACCCGCCGCGCCATGGCCGATCTCTGCGTCGACAATCTCGTTTCCTGGTTCACGGCGCGCAAGCCGCTGACCCCGGTGCCCGAGACGGTGCAGGTCAAGGCGAGGGCTTGA
- a CDS encoding TRAP transporter small permease subunit gives MAGLLALSRAIDRLNEFIGKWVSWLILLAILVSAGNAVIRKVFDMSSNAWLELQWYLFGAAFMLAAAYTLKQNEHIRIDIVYGMFPRRVQHWIDLLGHVFFLMPFVTLMVFYFVPYVSLSLRSGEMSTNAGGLIVWPAKAILLVGFSLLALQGISEIIKKIAIMRGVMDDPNPFISAHEQAELEAKALVEEVRP, from the coding sequence ATGGCAGGGCTTCTCGCTCTATCCAGAGCCATTGACCGTTTGAATGAATTCATCGGCAAATGGGTTTCCTGGCTGATCCTGCTGGCGATCCTGGTCAGCGCCGGCAATGCCGTCATCCGCAAGGTGTTCGACATGTCGTCGAATGCGTGGCTCGAACTGCAATGGTATCTCTTCGGCGCCGCCTTCATGCTCGCCGCAGCCTACACGTTGAAGCAGAACGAGCATATCCGCATCGACATCGTCTACGGCATGTTTCCCAGGCGCGTGCAGCACTGGATCGACCTTCTCGGCCACGTCTTCTTCCTGATGCCGTTCGTGACGCTGATGGTGTTCTATTTCGTCCCCTATGTGTCCCTGTCGTTGCGCAGCGGCGAGATGTCGACAAACGCCGGCGGATTGATCGTCTGGCCGGCCAAGGCGATCCTGCTGGTCGGGTTTTCCCTGCTGGCGCTCCAGGGCATCTCCGAGATCATCAAGAAGATCGCCATCATGCGTGGCGTCATGGACGACCCCAATCCATTCATTTCCGCGCATGAGCAGGCCGAACTCGAAGCCAAGGCGCTCGTCGAAGAGGTGCGCCCGTGA
- a CDS encoding zinc-dependent alcohol dehydrogenase family protein: MKAVRLEAVGSIAMRDVDKPLAGPEDLLVRIEASGVCGTDRHLFHGEFPCRPPVTLGHEFSGIVEAIGPTVSGFAVGDRVTGDPNIACGRCAHCHAGRVNLCSNLQAIGIHRDGGFAEYLVLPQKQAFLLPPDLKPTHGAFCEPLGCCLHGVDLAGIRPGSSVAVLGGGVIGLLTVQLAKLAGAKTIILSTRQASRRALAEELGATATVDPNAADFFNVVTGPSGLAPGGVDVVLECAGVRETVEQSMHLARAGGTVAIVGVMPQGMKVEFEPFDLLFRELKILGSFLNPFTHRRAADLIASGAIEIDRLISRQVTLEEAPAVIANPPAPGEVKVLVVPR; this comes from the coding sequence ATGAAAGCGGTACGCCTGGAGGCGGTGGGCAGCATCGCCATGCGCGACGTCGACAAACCGCTTGCCGGCCCGGAAGACCTCCTCGTGCGGATCGAAGCCAGTGGCGTCTGCGGCACCGACCGCCATCTCTTCCACGGCGAATTTCCCTGCAGGCCACCGGTCACGCTCGGCCATGAATTCTCCGGCATCGTCGAGGCCATCGGACCCACGGTCTCCGGCTTTGCCGTCGGCGACCGCGTCACCGGCGATCCCAACATCGCTTGCGGCCGTTGCGCGCACTGTCATGCAGGGAGGGTAAATCTGTGCAGCAATCTGCAAGCCATCGGCATCCATCGCGACGGCGGCTTTGCCGAATATCTTGTCCTGCCGCAGAAACAGGCCTTCCTCCTGCCGCCTGACCTCAAGCCAACGCATGGCGCCTTCTGCGAGCCGCTTGGCTGCTGCCTGCATGGCGTCGACCTCGCCGGCATCAGGCCCGGCTCTTCGGTCGCCGTGCTCGGCGGCGGCGTGATCGGGCTGCTCACTGTGCAACTGGCTAAACTCGCTGGTGCAAAAACCATCATCCTGTCGACACGCCAGGCCTCCCGGCGCGCGCTTGCCGAAGAACTCGGCGCGACAGCGACGGTCGATCCCAACGCAGCCGACTTTTTCAATGTGGTGACCGGGCCGTCAGGGCTGGCGCCGGGCGGCGTCGACGTGGTGCTGGAATGCGCCGGCGTGAGGGAAACCGTCGAGCAGTCGATGCATCTGGCGAGAGCCGGCGGCACAGTGGCGATCGTCGGCGTCATGCCCCAGGGCATGAAAGTGGAATTCGAGCCCTTCGACCTTTTGTTCCGCGAGCTGAAGATCCTGGGGTCTTTCCTCAATCCCTTCACGCACCGGCGCGCCGCCGATCTCATCGCGTCCGGCGCCATCGAGATCGACCGGCTGATCTCCAGGCAGGTGACGCTCGAGGAGGCACCGGCGGTGATCGCCAATCCGCCGGCGCCCGGTGAAGTCAAGGTGCTGGTCGTGCCGCGTTAA
- a CDS encoding AraC family transcriptional regulator, protein MSPEIDSQAFQGLGRLCEGPTENRIITAPSTTGMERIEARFHGNAFDLHRHDTYAIGVTLHGVQSFRYRGTTHHSLPGQIIVLHPDELHDGGAGTEDGLRYRILYLEPSLMLDCLEGASLPFVRDAVLTDPVFCTTLLSALGPIDRELDDLFVTDFVAQLMQSLARHAGQPARPMLKPAWRAARLARDYLEDNIARSVRSEELEAITGLDRYALSRHFRAAFSTSPHRFLVMRRLQQARRMIEIGEPLAQIAIAAGFSDQSHFNRQFKKAFGITPGRWSSLVHGNDAMVA, encoded by the coding sequence ATGTCGCCCGAAATAGACAGCCAGGCATTCCAGGGTCTTGGACGTTTGTGCGAGGGGCCGACGGAAAACCGCATCATCACCGCCCCCAGCACTACTGGCATGGAGCGGATCGAGGCACGGTTCCATGGCAATGCCTTCGACCTGCACCGCCACGACACCTATGCGATCGGCGTGACGCTGCATGGGGTGCAGAGTTTCCGCTATCGCGGGACGACACATCACAGCCTGCCCGGCCAGATCATCGTGCTTCATCCCGATGAGCTTCATGACGGCGGCGCCGGCACCGAAGATGGCCTGCGCTACAGGATCCTTTATCTGGAGCCGTCGCTGATGCTGGACTGCCTCGAGGGTGCATCGCTGCCATTCGTGCGCGACGCAGTACTGACGGACCCCGTTTTCTGTACAACGCTGCTGTCCGCACTGGGGCCGATCGACAGGGAATTGGATGACCTGTTCGTCACCGACTTCGTCGCGCAGCTGATGCAAAGCCTGGCCCGGCATGCCGGCCAGCCGGCCAGGCCGATGCTGAAACCGGCGTGGCGGGCCGCCCGGCTGGCGCGCGACTATCTGGAAGACAATATTGCGCGAAGCGTTCGCTCGGAAGAGTTGGAGGCGATTACCGGGCTTGACCGCTATGCGTTGTCGCGGCATTTCCGCGCCGCCTTCTCGACCAGCCCGCACCGGTTCCTGGTGATGCGCCGGCTTCAGCAAGCGCGTCGGATGATCGAGATCGGCGAACCCCTGGCGCAGATCGCCATAGCAGCGGGGTTCAGCGACCAGAGCCATTTCAACCGGCAATTCAAGAAGGCGTTCGGCATCACGCCGGGGCGCTGGTCGTCACTCGTTCACGGCAACGACGCAATGGTCGCCTAG
- a CDS encoding DUF2000 family protein codes for MFDTKFAIVLVDDLPVWQKLNVTAFLTSGIVAQFPGIIGEPYRDRSGNLYNPLSIQPVIVLSADRPALSTIHRRVLERGVTSSLYVEEMFSTGHDLANRAVFAQFAPDDAKVVGIALRAEKKLVDKITKGARMHP; via the coding sequence ATGTTCGATACGAAATTTGCAATCGTGCTCGTCGACGATCTTCCAGTCTGGCAGAAGCTCAACGTCACCGCTTTCCTGACCAGCGGCATCGTCGCGCAGTTCCCCGGCATCATTGGCGAGCCCTATCGCGATCGCTCCGGCAATCTCTACAATCCGCTGTCGATCCAGCCGGTCATCGTGCTGTCGGCCGATCGCCCGGCGCTGAGTACGATCCACCGACGTGTGCTGGAGCGCGGCGTGACAAGCTCGCTCTATGTCGAGGAGATGTTCTCGACCGGACACGATCTGGCGAACCGCGCTGTCTTCGCACAATTCGCGCCCGATGATGCCAAGGTCGTCGGCATCGCGCTCCGCGCCGAGAAGAAGCTCGTTGACAAGATCACCAAGGGCGCCCGCATGCATCCCTGA
- a CDS encoding gamma-glutamyl-gamma-aminobutyrate hydrolase family protein, translated as MHQPLVAISTDVRQFDNYTWHAAPQQYLEAAIAGAGVFPLLVPSFGDRLDFDELLSSVDGVMVTGSKSNVHPSLYGGDASEANGPYDPARDATTLPLIRKAVERGVPLLAICRGIQEMNVALGGTLATEIQEREGSLDHRAPASDSQDERFGIRQKVTIKPGSCLAGVFGEGDIMVNSVHRQAVDRLGPKLQLEAVATDGTVEAVSVKDARAFAVGVQWHPEYWVKSDSVSAKIFRAFGDAVRLHAAAKSGARAAAE; from the coding sequence ATGCACCAGCCGCTCGTCGCCATATCGACCGACGTCCGTCAGTTCGACAACTACACCTGGCATGCCGCCCCGCAGCAATATCTGGAGGCGGCGATCGCGGGCGCGGGCGTGTTCCCGCTGCTGGTGCCGTCATTTGGCGACAGGCTGGATTTCGATGAGCTGCTGTCATCCGTCGACGGCGTCATGGTCACCGGTTCGAAATCCAATGTGCACCCCTCGCTTTATGGCGGCGATGCCAGCGAAGCCAACGGTCCCTACGATCCCGCACGCGACGCGACAACATTGCCGCTGATCCGCAAGGCCGTGGAGCGTGGCGTGCCGCTGCTGGCCATCTGCCGCGGCATCCAGGAGATGAATGTGGCGCTCGGCGGCACGCTGGCCACCGAGATCCAGGAGCGCGAGGGTTCACTTGATCATCGCGCGCCGGCAAGCGACAGTCAGGACGAGCGCTTCGGCATTCGCCAGAAAGTGACGATCAAGCCCGGAAGCTGCCTCGCTGGCGTCTTCGGCGAGGGCGACATCATGGTCAATTCGGTGCACCGCCAGGCCGTCGACCGGCTTGGCCCGAAGCTGCAGCTGGAAGCTGTCGCCACCGACGGAACCGTCGAAGCGGTGTCCGTCAAGGATGCGCGCGCCTTCGCCGTCGGCGTCCAGTGGCATCCCGAATACTGGGTCAAGTCGGATAGCGTCTCGGCAAAGATATTCCGCGCCTTCGGCGACGCGGTGCGCCTGCATGCGGCAGCGAAATCCGGAGCGCGCGCCGCGGCGGAGTAA
- a CDS encoding DMT family transporter has translation MLATYVFFTFLDTSSKYLVLAGVSALIVAWVRFAVHVVLVGTLLRGWRNPRRFRPVNLPAHVLRGLFLFGSTMFNILALRTLQLAETTSIYFFGPMVITALAGPLLGEWAGWRRWLAILAGFAGVLIITRPGVGVFGIGHLFALGSMMSNCFYVIMTRRMSATETSESLILFSALAPAVLLLPMLPFSFSLPHDGWHWFILLMLGVFGGIGHWLLVQAYRRATTTALAPYPYSQMVWMIISGWLIFNQFPDRWTLIGAAVIVASGLYIVHREHRLRLRNLAASDVEAEALAKKL, from the coding sequence ATGCTTGCCACCTATGTCTTCTTCACCTTCCTCGACACCTCAAGCAAATACCTCGTCCTTGCCGGCGTCTCGGCCCTGATCGTCGCCTGGGTTCGCTTTGCCGTACATGTCGTGCTGGTCGGCACGCTGCTGCGCGGATGGCGCAATCCCCGGCGCTTTCGCCCAGTCAACCTGCCGGCGCATGTCCTGCGCGGTCTGTTCCTGTTCGGCTCGACCATGTTCAACATCCTGGCGCTGCGCACCCTGCAGCTGGCAGAAACCACGTCGATCTATTTCTTCGGCCCGATGGTGATCACGGCACTCGCCGGTCCGCTGCTCGGCGAGTGGGCGGGGTGGCGGCGCTGGCTGGCGATCCTGGCGGGCTTTGCCGGCGTTCTCATCATCACCCGGCCGGGCGTCGGCGTTTTCGGCATCGGTCATCTCTTTGCCCTGGGCTCGATGATGTCGAACTGCTTCTACGTCATCATGACGCGCCGCATGTCGGCGACGGAGACGTCGGAGAGCCTGATCCTGTTCTCGGCGCTGGCGCCCGCTGTGCTGCTGCTGCCGATGCTGCCGTTCTCGTTCTCGCTGCCGCATGATGGCTGGCACTGGTTCATCCTGCTGATGCTCGGCGTGTTCGGCGGCATCGGCCACTGGCTGCTCGTGCAGGCCTATCGGCGTGCGACCACGACCGCGCTCGCCCCCTATCCCTATTCGCAGATGGTGTGGATGATCATCTCCGGCTGGCTCATCTTCAACCAGTTCCCCGACCGCTGGACGCTGATCGGCGCCGCTGTCATCGTTGCCAGCGGTCTTTACATCGTCCACCGCGAGCACCGGCTTCGCCTGCGCAATCTCGCGGCCTCGGATGTGGAGGCGGAGGCTCTGGCAAAAAAACTTTGA
- a CDS encoding LacI family DNA-binding transcriptional regulator has product MAQKIKLSTIADALGVSTATVSLALRDSPLVAGTTRDRIKEHARAIGYIYNRRAASLRTSRSGIVGVVVHDIMNPFFAEILRSIESELDRSRQTFILSNHYDQLEKQRTFIDTLLQLGADGVIMSPAIGTPASDIVMAEENGLPAVLIARTVEGADVPVFRGDDAYGTGLATNHLISLGHKRIAMIGGTDQTSTGRDRYQGYVNAMEAAGLEVRPSWRIAGPRTKQAGFEAAGQFLALKDRPTAACCWNDLVAIGLMNGIARAGLVPGIDISVTGYDDLEEAAIATPALTTVWNGQREVGRRAASALLDKLNGQTVRPSQELIKPELHVRQSTGKPVERA; this is encoded by the coding sequence CTGGCACAGAAGATCAAGCTTTCGACGATCGCGGATGCGCTTGGCGTGTCCACGGCCACGGTTTCGCTGGCGCTGCGCGACAGTCCGCTGGTCGCCGGCACCACGCGCGACCGCATCAAGGAACATGCCCGCGCCATCGGCTATATCTATAACCGCCGCGCCGCCAGCCTGCGCACGTCGCGTTCGGGCATTGTCGGCGTCGTCGTGCACGACATCATGAACCCGTTCTTCGCCGAGATCCTGCGCTCGATCGAAAGCGAGCTCGACCGCAGCCGCCAGACCTTCATCCTGTCCAACCACTACGACCAGCTGGAAAAGCAGCGCACCTTCATCGACACGCTGCTGCAGCTTGGCGCCGACGGCGTCATCATGTCACCGGCCATCGGCACGCCGGCTTCCGACATCGTGATGGCCGAGGAGAACGGCCTGCCGGCGGTGCTGATCGCGCGCACCGTCGAGGGCGCCGATGTGCCGGTGTTTCGCGGCGACGATGCCTACGGCACCGGCCTTGCCACCAACCACCTGATCTCGCTTGGCCACAAGCGCATCGCCATGATCGGCGGCACAGACCAGACCTCGACCGGCCGCGACCGCTATCAGGGCTATGTGAACGCCATGGAGGCGGCAGGGCTGGAGGTCAGGCCGTCCTGGCGCATCGCTGGCCCCCGCACCAAGCAGGCGGGCTTCGAGGCCGCCGGGCAGTTCCTGGCGCTGAAGGACCGGCCGACCGCCGCCTGCTGCTGGAATGATCTCGTCGCCATCGGCCTGATGAACGGCATTGCCCGCGCCGGACTGGTCCCGGGCATCGACATCTCCGTCACCGGCTATGACGATCTCGAGGAAGCGGCGATCGCCACCCCGGCCTTGACCACTGTCTGGAACGGCCAGCGTGAGGTCGGTCGCCGTGCCGCCAGCGCCTTGCTGGACAAGCTCAATGGGCAGACGGTGCGGCCGTCGCAGGAACTCATCAAGCCGGAACTGCATGTGCGCCAGTCGACCGGCAAGCCGGTGGAGCGGGCATGA